TTGAGTATAGTAAAACCAGTAGTAACATATTACAGCAATTAGTAAACACAATAACGACGTGTCAAACTTACTTCTAATCTTTAAGGAAGGCGAGAAAGGTTTCTGTTGCAAAGAACTATGACATAACTATCTTTATTATAACTGAAGGCAAAGATAGACATAAACGGTATCTTTGCCAATTTCATGAACTGAATTAATCTAAAGCGGTTTGGCTAGACATtcatttttcacattttatttcaAGCGTTGTTAAAAGAGAAATGCGTCAATTACTAACTCTAGTGTTGCTCTTTTCAAGCATCATTTTTCACCTTTATATTATTCCACATTTCGTGCCAATTAAAGCTTGCTACAATGGATCTTtttcatcaaaaaaatatttgtatcctAGATGAGTAGATTAGTCACTATACTTAAATGTTTGTActcgttatttattattagataccTAATCATCCATATTACCTGAggtatatatttagatttaggAAACTAATGTAGTATGGATTAGATAGTTAGATTAGTTGAAATTGTAGTAACATTACTTAGATGGTAATAGTAGAATTATGACGTTATGACAATGATAAGGTATAGTCTtagaatcattatttattttatagacaaagtttatattatatttaccacagCTAATGTCACTTTATATTTGAAACATATCAAGCAACAACCAATCCCTACGTAGATTTTTATAGACAGCAccattagaaatataaaattagcaATAGAAGATTTTCAATAATCCGTTCTAAGGTACAAaactaacaattaaaaataaagtaccttGGTATGCCAGAAGTAAAtttattaacagagcaacaagAACAAGCCCTGTGcgttaaaaattgtataagtACAAATAGCTCAGCTGCAATATCTGAAAAGCTAAATATGGCCGCGTTCTTCATATTCAACAGGACGCAACTTTTGCAACGATCAACGTAGGTATTAATATGAtatattgtttttcaaattcaaattcatttatttcaagtaggcctactttataagcacttttgaaacgtcaagtatgcatgtttgtgtgactctaccaccggttcggaaagcaaattctaccgagaagagccggcaagaaactcagtagttgctcttttccaacatcaacatttacaatcattttgctatcttgcgagagatgagagcgaggctggctgcttccattctaccttgtcattggaATAGATATAAGTTTTAGCTTGTATGGGATTctcccttaatttttttttatacgtgtGGGTATAGAAATTGAGCGTTCCCTCCCttcgattttaattaattttctccACACCATTTGGGCTTCTATAAAACGAATACCTATACATCAAAAAATACTAAGAGCATCGCGTTAACACTTTAATTCGAATAATAAAGatgcattcaaatcggtccgttCGTTTGGTAACTACAGTAGCAGTCAGTGACATGACAGTCAAATCAATCAAACCAACGAATTACGAATTAATGTTGTAGgatgcgtaagtatatttcataaggaatcacccactaaaaatataaatcaaaagaagcatatctatttttccatacaaactaattcaaaaatttcgaaacataaacacttagcaaatgtttacttatgtcaaccaaaaaatatatgttgaagataaaagacaggagtcatatgattttaattttgcttgtgatgttatgggctgtatctgatttctttcagaagaaattatttcagtggtgtactcaaaaactattaggttttcacacataagtctcaaagacagtatataatgtacccctaaagcctgtaaagtattatttcagttttcatttacacgtatatACGGGTAATATTCTtcaataaatagcaatatttaGCATTATATATCTGTACAGATACTCTTTCCCTCGGAAAAATAAACGAGTCTCGAAGGACCTTATGAAACTTATACCAACGCAGATACAGTCGTAGCAGCAGCTAGTGACCTACGATAacattaggtacattatattagtataactGCCATTTTGAAAAAACGATGCTGATGTTAACATAaacttgataaatattatatttatttagtttttaaatagtttattttaggttatagttatgtattaataaaaattaaaaacaatatttattaaaaacttgataaaaagtatttctaTATTCTATTTGTGTACtacattttaaatcaatcaactacataaaaaaacatgagACACTCTCCAAAAACATACTGTTACAAAAAGACTTGAACAAGTAAATATATggtttttactttatattactgTTTGTTTCACAGATGTCGCGCCCCGATCGCATCGCTTGATTGTATGGACGAATTTAGCGCCAATTCGCAGCAGATGCTGGATCAAGGTAAGAGATTAATTACCAAAAGCttacataatgttataaatgtgaaagactATTGTTCCGTTgcgccctaaataagcaacgaccacggaggagggagagttttggggagttccaaataccacggtcttgtctTGGGTCCAGTGGCTCCCTGCAAATCGTTTGACGTCATCTGTTCACTACGTCGGTGGTCTACCAAGGCTGCGtgtaccggtgcgaggtcgccattccagcaacttgggAAACCAACGTCCATCGGAACTCCGGGTTCtgtaccccgcccattgccaattcagctAACTGGGAATTATCGATACtcatatataaatctatacttGCAGCCGGCGACGTAAATATGACGTCCAAGCATAACATGTCGACGTACATGGGCAATCACGCAAGTATGCCTTCGTCAGTCACACCAGGTCTACGATACAAGAATTTGGGAAAGTCCGGACTCAGAGTTCCGAACATTGGTTTGGGATTGTGGACTATGTTAAACGAAGATTGTGCGGAGGATATAATTATGACTGCTTTGGAAAACGGCATCAACCTGTTTGACTTATCTGAGGCTCATTGTGGTaagttcaaaattttatatcgtTTTGATACGGAGGCTCCGTCACAATGGAGGTTAAAAACAATAGgtatattccttttttttcttctaagtATTCAAACAGTATAGACATGCGAGCTTGTAGCATCTTAAGCAGCCGGTTTTCTGATGCCATTGGGCAAATTTGAAAatgaatatacctacatatataacttttgcatttatcttgatttttttactttaccgtcagatatttttctttaattatcaAAACTTTACTACACTCACTTTATATACATTCTGCAACACGAATACAAATCTAAATCATAATTCATGTACTTTAATTCGAACATCTATATAAACGCTTCCAAAAAGTCATGTCtttctgtttgtagcgactcccTCAGCCAGATTTTCCTGAGAAACAGCCAAAAACTCAGCagctgctcttttccaactttCTGATTTATTAGTCTTATACCGCCGCGATATTAACGCGCAATTATGAAAGTAcctatacaaaatacaaaatgtgaAACATAGTTTGCATTAGTCACTAAACCATTTATCGCTTTATAGCCAGAGGGGAAGTGGAGCTAGGCCGCATACTAAAGAAAAGAAATGTGCGTCGGACCAGTATAATCATCACAACCAAAATATACTGGAGCACCAAGTACGTAAAGAAACATATCTTTATTCTTAATCTTAAcactagtatttttataacagcAATACTTATAAAGTAATAGAATGAGCATGTACTTAACACAGTCATCTTATTAtcgtattcattttcattttactaCTGGTAAGAAGGTAATTCAGAATGCTTTATTTCCCTCAAAGAAGGGATGCAGGTTCTGAATTCAATATGAATTATCGGGTTGATTAACACGATATTGATCATGACATCATCAGAATTATTTTAACGCCACTTCAAACAGTATATTATAGTGTTCATGAACCGTCTATTTATTATTGAGTTTCCAGTAATTTTTGAATATCGGTTTACCCTGTAACACATAAACTGTCTTTAAATAATGTTAGCTGCGTGcagattagtaaaaaatatatagagcaCTTGACTCATACTTCTATAACAGAGAAACTGTTCtggttttcataaatatttgtttctcAGCGACTATATGGAACTTATTTTAGACTCAAAATTATAGACTCCGTATACCTACAAAACATTTTATGATTGACAGTATTTTGCTCATCACGTATCTATAAATAAGGGGAGATTCTACACTTGTATGTAcaggtatattttaataatggaaAGTTTTTTCTTCGTCTTTGACCACCTAACacgatgtttattttttcttttgaatttGTTTACCGGCTTCATAAATAGGCAAATAGAATCGATATCGTGAAAGCGCCTACGTCATATAACAAAGCAATTAcggctataataaataaaacttttgagcttataaatttttgtttacacCAAAAGAATAAACTCTTTATCTGATAAATACATTTACCCAAGTGGTACTTAAACCTGGCCACCAGAAAGGAAGTCATCAAGTTGCACAGTGTCCCATTTGTTTACCGGATCTTACCTTATAAACAAACTATTATTTCGATATCAAACAAACCTTCTGGAATACGAAACAGGTCACACCAAACATTATTTAGATGCTTCTGGCTTTTCAGTTATCAATTCATCAATCAATCCAGTCAAGAGAAATGTGAATGacataaaaattgtataatacCAAGTTGTACAAACGCAAAATGAAAAAAGTCTTTAATCAAAGTCTTTAATCTTTAATCAAAGTCGCGTgtcttttgtttaatttttagaacTTCGTTGGATTTCATTTGCTACCTGTTATTTGTCAGTCCAAGTGATAGCAAATTTATggaaaagcatttttttaattatgtataaacCTTACTCAAACTCTTGAAAGTTCAAGAACCTCATAGAGGACTTAGAGGTTCACATACTACCTTCGAGATTTTTATAGACGCTGTGGGCGATGAACTTATTGATATTGTAGGACATTCAAGTATCATTAGGTAAAAGGCTTTTAGTTGTGTGGCCTTAGCTCTTTCATGGGcactggtgctgcagatgttatATATGAACAAAATGTAGTAAAGGGCATGCCCAGTTTAACCCAGTGATCGGTAACAGTTTAACCATTAAAACAATTGCctgaatattcataaaatattttaacgccATGTTATGCTTTTCCATTGTTTTCAGTAAAAATTTTCTGTCCACAGACGAAAAAAAATTGGCCTATACTCGCCATTATCTTTTCCTAAGTAATTATAATGTTTCCCCGCTAAATGCGTTTTTATATAAAGAACAcgagaaaaaataacaaaaaagtagTTATTAGATCAAGCTGATAAATTGCGCCCTTTTGTTCTTGCAATCAATATAAAGACATTTGGGACATAGCTTAAAAATCACGCggtgcatttattttaattagtattcAAGCCTTGCATTTAATAGAGTTACGACCATCTTGTTTTGTGCCAAGCAGTCCGTGGCAGGCACTGATGGAAAATCGTAACGAAGCCAAATAATTATTGCCCttgttcatataaatataatgtaactaaTGTAACTAATCTTTATGGAATTCATAacacaaagcaaaaaaaacattatccaTTATATACCTCCTTTATTCTAGGAGAACGGGGAAATGCATAAACCCACAAAGCTGCTCCAATAGGATGGTGGGCTTTAGCAGTTCTCATCAAATGTTAGTGATATCACTGATATATTCGCTAAGCCGTCGCTCCTAGTAATTACCAGGACCGACGGCTTATCGAAGTTCCCAAAGCACGGGTTTGGCCAACGCAcattttctaataacttcaGGCTGGTACTAAGAAATTCTTACCCGACCCGTGAATCAAACCCAGGATATCGTAATCTATAGTCAAACATGTACACCATTTGACAACCGACCTTATCATtcacatttatttctttctaatCCCATGCGAATCTACAGTGTATAGTAAATCGCTATTACTGTACtcattagtttttatattaacacCGGAAAGTAAATATATCATTTTACATTGTAATGTTCATATTTTTTGCTACAGCCACGCGTTATATAATATCTCGTGACTTTACGCTCGGCGAACTTGCATTTTCGCTTTTTGCTTTATACGATTGCTTTGGGACCCCACTAACGCTGAAAATAATGCTTCTGGCTTTTATAGAACCTAATTTTTATCTCCATTTACTAGGCTAACAGGCCCTCATGCTAACAGGTCAGATGAAAGGGGCTTATCTAGGAAACATGTCATAGAGAGTGTGAAGGCGTCACTGCAACGACTTCAAGTTGATTACATAGATGTTGTACTCTTGCACAAAATTGATCCCGTCTGCCCCATGGAAGGTATGTAtttcagaatattttttgttaggtCTTTGCCAATGAAATCGCCCTTTTGCCAAATTAGACACTTTAAACTACTTTTGTCTGTGGTTTGACTTTGAATtctaattacaaataattttttggTGAAACATTGTTGGCGAGGCGACGAATAGTCGGCgtaaaatcaatttttaaataaagaacagtatttttttttaaatcggaatATCTTGACGCATTATTTTCGCATATGAATTAATGAAGCTACGCGACACAAATTTTACGCTATATTAAAAGCGGTTTTTTCATAAGAAAAGACCTGATATAATATTCATGATACTTCTGATAAAAGacacttataaatattatttgtttttgtagaaTTGGTGCGAGCCATGACATTTGTGATCAATCAAGGATGGGTTATGTATTGGGGAACAGCACGTTGGTCCCCTTCTGAGGTAAGCGTACCCATGATATCACAGAAACAGAACAGTATTCTGTCCGCTGGAAGGCTCCAGCATTGTTAGTAACTCTACCACAAAAGCGTGTCGCAATACAacggtacgatgctgcgtagaaaacgattagtggtatggatttaatatgcCAGTACTATTTTAgactccatcatcacttaccaggtaagATAGATGAAGGgctaacttaatttaaaaaaaacagaaagggAACTGTTTCAACGGTTAGAACAAAAGCAGTTAATTAGTCTATTGTGGTATCCAGTCTTTACAATTTGGACGTGCGAGAGCAAAGCTATGTAGATATGCACTGCTCCAACTTAAATGTATACTCAATTTTAGTCAACGAAagaaaacccaaaaaaaattaattactttttaatattattgagcACTGCAATTGCAGGTGAGTTGCATTAAACCTCTAACGCTAGgcaattttctttaataatatatacataaagacaAGTCTAATCAAgggattttatatattttttttgctaacccaaaatttcacataaaatagttgacgtatacatatatttttctagTATCACACATCATTTCTAGTATCATAGTTACACACTCAGTAATGTCAGTTTTCAGAAAACCAATGGATTTTGCTtgtattaagtatttttatacgtGATTAGATAATAACTGATTTTTCAATTTCTTATAACTTGTGAGCATTGACGATTTTAACTTGAAATTGACTTTGGGTCCGCACGTCCTTTATTCAAAGATGTTATATGGTTTGTGACCTATAAAAGAAATAATCGAATTAGTAACtcctcgcaatcgaggagtcgttttcgcatattaaACTAAACTGTTAAAGTAAAAAGGGCCTATTGACACTAATTTTAGAGTCGTAAATCCTGTAATTCCAGTTCTTATTCAACATAATAGTGCTAAAAGccctaaacaaaataaataagattaattttacactgatgttcaagtatttcgatactcgaatgAGAATCCTTGCGTGCGAGAAAATCGAATGTACGAAGCGTACTAAACAGCGCGAAGCGGACGGTTTCCGATTCACAGCAGTGATTGGCAGTTAAGGACATTTATCCGGACATATCCGCTCACCCATATACTCAACAATCCAATAGTTAAATAAGAAACATAGCTATAAGACAATAAACGATGTAACTGTGTACCTACAGttagtttggaaaaaaaaataccaaaaattaaTGATTTCAATTCCCGTGTTGGATTATTTTAACATGCAATTTTATTTGGGAAATTTAAGTATCTTTGTTAGTGACACTAACCGGTACCaaatgcttaatttgctttgaCACGGAAGTGGACAACGCCCAGTTCCTAACTCCTTACTGAAACTTAGAACTCGTTGTCAGAATAACCGGTTACAACTTTGGACCGACGTGGAGTCTAACCTTCGTGATCCATGAAACAAAAGAGAATATCATAGGTACCTACACATGGTACATGGAAGAAAATTTGAATggagtttattttttgtaaagtagtagttttcttttaatatattttgttcctTCGCATAATCGAgtagtagtatagtatagtgTAGTATAGTGcatatattttcatatgtttTTCCCTTCTCATGATCttattatgttatgtataaAGCTACTTAGTTTAAAACGGGCTAAAGTCTTTAATGAAATGGCTTGTTTTTTGCACATGTGGCATCTTATTATGTACTTGCATACAATTTTCttattcaaaaaaagaaaagcgATTGCAGTTTAAGGGctacataataaattcaaagaattttccaatatttaaataaccttGTCTAGATAATGGACGCGTATTCGAACTGCAGGCAGTTCAACTGCATCACACCGATAGTTGAACAAACAGAATACCACATGTTCTGTAGAGAAAAACCAGAGTTATACATGCCTGAACTGTATCACAAAATTGGCGTTGGTAAGTACTGAAtatgtagtatttattatatgcagcttgtttaattatatatgacCCCAACAAAGACAAAGAGTTAACAATAAGAGTCAAAATTCTATTTATCatctttattatcatcattatatatcatcattAATGAATCTCATTAATGTTTCAAAGCTGAGCATGACGACACGCAGGTTAGGCATACTATTCCCTATCTTAATTGTGGTATTAACCAATGGTTGTCCAACTCCACTgctgtatttatgtgttttctgGGCATTCATCATCTTATAAAACCATGACCGGCCCGGCCCACTTCGAGTTTCcactacaatgagaaggggttaaggccgtagtccaccacactggccaagtgcagattggtcaCATAAACATGTTCCTCAAAAACCAGCAACGTGTTCGCATCTCTGGTGCTGCTGATATTCAGGGTTAGTGGTAATCATTTAACATATACTGGTTACCCTAAACTGATCCTGCATTCTCATTTGCCCGCTATTCCTTAATAAATCCACGGTCATTTTTCGCTGGATAACAGCGACTCTCATGAGTCTCTTCTGATGTCGCCCTGTGGGAAAGTTGTAGGAGCGGGAGCTATTGTTATGTGCTCGACtgcaataggaagatcttccttcgAGCTGGTTTTGTGCTCGGGGACCGACGTCCAAGCATTCATCTTTGCAATGGCCTCTATAGCGTATTGTAggatcttgtggcgccatctagtttggttacGTGGATACCGCCAAAGGTCTACCAATGCAGCACCTCCATCCATCCTGCGATTCCATCGATCCTGCGATCTATATGCTCCACCTATTGCGACTTCTATTGGGGCGGGATATTAAAGTTGTATCtatggaaatttattttttatgtttaattcaaTGATTTCATTTTAGTCcccttttttaaagtaataggGTTTTTATTCTTATTGTTAACACATTGACCAAGTTGAGGCACGCTTTCACCTCCTGCCGAATTATTcgtgctttttattattttatcaaaaatggctctaaattatttaatggTGCACCTGTTTTTGTGATTATTCATAGCCTTGTTGTTGTTGTTCGTTTATTATCAGTTCTTTGTGTAGTAGGTGGCATGTGAAACGAACGCTGACAATCAACCTTAGCAGTGGGCTATTTATGCACATGCTAATGAGTGTTTAGATATTTCATGATCAATAATCCATAACAGTccgctgctggactaaaggcctctccatcGAGAGGGTTTACCCATTATcgtcacgctgggcagacgggttggtgtgGCTGGGCAGAcacagtagatagtagtagtagaaccgTGAACGCCTGTGTTCTCTTATATTTTCCTTTAGAGGCCTCTAAGGGAATATTATAGAGGGATTAAGTCACAATTgcattctgatctaccgtcagcACACGGTATATATTTCATATGAAACACAAAACGAAAAtgacatttaaaaagtaaaagtaagatAGTAATGCACCTAACATACAAGCAACTATTCGAGCGGTTTAAataagtttacataaaaaagttgtagaaaaaacataaaaggCACTTTTCGAGAGGTGGGGAGGAGGATACAtaaattgtacctacctacttatttaaattgaattggaGATAACTCCAAGTAGTAATTTTGGAAAATGagatctaaaatataaataatacataaagcaGCACACTCATTcacatgtaataataaatatcgtcTAACGCGTAATATTGTCAGCGTTCATTTCACGGCACACAGTGTATAAAGTTTAGAAGTTCTGTCATGTAAACCTAGAAAGAAATAGTTCTTCCTTATAAACTAAACTTACTATTTGCAATAAGAACTACTATTTTCTCCAGCTTTTACTACATAAGTAGGCTTTTTATGTTGTTTAATGCCTAAaccaattaatttattgatgttaattttactGTTGAATTTTCCAATATAGTTTCTATAGTAGTACTTACCTATGTGAACAGAACCACAAAGCTAGCTAAGAAGAGCGGGTAGTTATAGCTGGAAGCCAATGTTAATATATTTACGTCTACACCCGTAATTAAGCTTGTTCTTTAACGTATTTAATTGTGGAGTATGCAACAACTGAATCACAGAACAGTAGTCAAAAAAAGTACATAGACAAGCTCGAACATGACCTCTGGCAGGAGGTACGAGCGTGTAACCTATTATCTGTGATTCTACTTGTTCATAGGCGTCATGTGTCTGATCCCAGGGATGATGGCTTGGTCAGCGATTACAACGGACAAGGGCCTGGGTCGGGAGGAAATAACTGGTCTTTTTGCAAAGTCCAGGTTCAACCGAAAGTACAGTACTTTCAGCTGGTGTGAAGAGGACCTCGCAGTTCCGGATGTAAGCGAGGTAGGTACTGAAGATTTTCATAGAATATTCCCACCGAAATTCTGGCTGATTTTATCCGAACACGGTAGGTCACCGGTCGGATAGATATTAGATTCCATTAAGAGACTTGGAGAGGAAGGTTGATTGACACTTTGACGGACATactttttacaatatatttaattaaacgcttgaaaaatgctttaaatatatgaaatacaattattaaatctcatgttttttttaccaGTTACGTATATCTGGCAGCAAAGACCAGGTAACAGGGGAAGAACCTCGTACTTACGGAGAAAAGTTACGTGATCTATCTAATCTTGCAAACACGATGAGTAAGCTTTTTGGAGTAATGTTTATGTTTCATTTTGCTTCAATGATTCGTTTGGTATATTTTGCATCGTTAGAATTTTGTTTATCAATTAGAATtttcgattttaaataaatgtacgtaataaaagaaataaactttttcttagATTGTACTATGAGTCAATTAGCTGTGGCGTGGTGCCTCAAGAATGAGTCAGTTAATTGCTTACTGCTAGGAGCTACTAGTGTTGAGCAATTCAAAGAAAATATTCATGCTTTACAggtaaaaaattctttattagtTACTTCAAAATAGACATGTGTCTGACgaattaactaatattttttttatttttaacagattGTTCCCCAGC
The sequence above is a segment of the Pararge aegeria chromosome Z, ilParAegt1.1, whole genome shotgun sequence genome. Coding sequences within it:
- the LOC120636233 gene encoding voltage-gated potassium channel subunit beta-2 isoform X5 is translated as MRRLEMQGREGGGKDGIMSRSESTVSRCTPHTPLGPPDSVSVDSNPMPTIYRCRAPIASLDCMDEFSANSQQMLDQAGDVNMTSKHNMSTYMGNHASMPSSVTPGLRYKNLGKSGLRVPNIGLGLWTMLNEDCAEDIIMTALENGINLFDLSEAHCARGEVELGRILKKRNVRRTSIIITTKIYWSTKLTGPHANRSDERGLSRKHVIESVKASLQRLQVDYIDVVLLHKIDPVCPMEELVRAMTFVINQGWVMYWGTARWSPSEIMDAYSNCRQFNCITPIVEQTEYHMFCREKPELYMPELYHKIGVGVMCLIPGMMAWSAITTDKGLGREEITGLFAKSRFNRKYSTFSWCEEDLAVPDVSELRISGSKDQVTGEEPRTYGEKLRDLSNLANTMNCTMSQLAVAWCLKNESVNCLLLGATSVEQFKENIHALQIVPQLTHSVMADIERLLSNKPQRPPMVSTLAMRNQQNTNTVRVDMTGASTSGAGTPKPEADAEGDSSPAKESGRGFCQLQ
- the LOC120636233 gene encoding voltage-gated potassium channel subunit beta-2 isoform X4, producing MQKEKECQAREAEEIRKLDIKLLHQRAIEAEEEHRREIAAVEELRGLNTSWSHHRLCDLQRQAGNRWRYSRPSIPDTRHYRNVLKKACSAQLTKPQSSQSISDNEGIFINLSHLGSCRDESLDSDGCCETPCSVNVEEARAWRASANDVSPSIKEDLVKVPSCPGCRAPIASLDCMDEFSANSQQMLDQAGDVNMTSKHNMSTYMGNHASMPSSVTPGLRYKNLGKSGLRVPNIGLGLWTMLNEDCAEDIIMTALENGINLFDLSEAHCARGEVELGRILKKRNVRRTSIIITTKIYWSTKSDERGLSRKHVIESVKASLQRLQVDYIDVVLLHKIDPVCPMEELVRAMTFVINQGWVMYWGTARWSPSEIMDAYSNCRQFNCITPIVEQTEYHMFCREKPELYMPELYHKIGVGMMAWSAITTDKGLGREEITGLFAKSRFNRKYSTFSWCEEDLAVPDVSELRISGSKDQVTGEEPRTYGEKLRDLSNLANTMNCTMSQLAVAWCLKNESVNCLLLGATSVEQFKENIHALQIVPQLTHSVMADIERLLSNKPQRPPMVSTLAMRNQQNTNTVRVDMTGASTSGAGTPKPEADAEGDSSPAKESGRGFCQLQ
- the LOC120636233 gene encoding voltage-gated potassium channel subunit beta-3 isoform X1, whose translation is MQKEKECQAREAEEIRKLDIKLLHQRAIEAEEEHRREIAAVEELRGLNTSWSHHRLCDLQRQAGNRWRYSRPSIPDTRHYRNVLKKACSAQLTKPQSSQSISDNEGIFINLSHLGSCRDESLDSDGCCETPCSVNVEEARAWRASANDVSPSIKEDLVKVPSCPGCRAPIASLDCMDEFSANSQQMLDQAGDVNMTSKHNMSTYMGNHASMPSSVTPGLRYKNLGKSGLRVPNIGLGLWTMLNEDCAEDIIMTALENGINLFDLSEAHCARGEVELGRILKKRNVRRTSIIITTKIYWSTKLTGPHANRSDERGLSRKHVIESVKASLQRLQVDYIDVVLLHKIDPVCPMEELVRAMTFVINQGWVMYWGTARWSPSEIMDAYSNCRQFNCITPIVEQTEYHMFCREKPELYMPELYHKIGVGVMCLIPGMMAWSAITTDKGLGREEITGLFAKSRFNRKYSTFSWCEEDLAVPDVSELRISGSKDQVTGEEPRTYGEKLRDLSNLANTMNCTMSQLAVAWCLKNESVNCLLLGATSVEQFKENIHALQIVPQLTHSVMADIERLLSNKPQRPPMVSTLAMRNQQNTNTVRVDMTGASTSGAGTPKPEADAEGDSSPAKESGRGFCQLQ
- the LOC120636233 gene encoding voltage-gated potassium channel subunit beta-2 isoform X2, encoding MQKEKECQAREAEEIRKLDIKLLHQRAIEAEEEHRREIAAVEELRGLNTSWSHHRLCDLQRQAGNRWRYSRPSIPDTRHYRNVLKKACSAQLTKPQSSQSISDNEGIFINLSHLGSCRDESLDSDGCCETPCSVNVEEARAWRASANDVSPSIKEDLVKVPSCPGCRAPIASLDCMDEFSANSQQMLDQAGDVNMTSKHNMSTYMGNHASMPSSVTPGLRYKNLGKSGLRVPNIGLGLWTMLNEDCAEDIIMTALENGINLFDLSEAHCARGEVELGRILKKRNVRRTSIIITTKIYWSTKLTGPHANRSDERGLSRKHVIESVKASLQRLQVDYIDVVLLHKIDPVCPMEELVRAMTFVINQGWVMYWGTARWSPSEIMDAYSNCRQFNCITPIVEQTEYHMFCREKPELYMPELYHKIGVGMMAWSAITTDKGLGREEITGLFAKSRFNRKYSTFSWCEEDLAVPDVSELRISGSKDQVTGEEPRTYGEKLRDLSNLANTMNCTMSQLAVAWCLKNESVNCLLLGATSVEQFKENIHALQIVPQLTHSVMADIERLLSNKPQRPPMVSTLAMRNQQNTNTVRVDMTGASTSGAGTPKPEADAEGDSSPAKESGRGFCQLQ
- the LOC120636233 gene encoding voltage-gated potassium channel subunit beta-2 isoform X3; this translates as MQKEKECQAREAEEIRKLDIKLLHQRAIEAEEEHRREIAAVEELRGLNTSWSHHRLCDLQRQAGNRWRYSRPSIPDTRHYRNVLKKACSAQLTKPQSSQSISDNEGIFINLSHLGSCRDESLDSDGCCETPCSVNVEEARAWRASANDVSPSIKEDLVKVPSCPGCRAPIASLDCMDEFSANSQQMLDQAGDVNMTSKHNMSTYMGNHASMPSSVTPGLRYKNLGKSGLRVPNIGLGLWTMLNEDCAEDIIMTALENGINLFDLSEAHCARGEVELGRILKKRNVRRTSIIITTKIYWSTKSDERGLSRKHVIESVKASLQRLQVDYIDVVLLHKIDPVCPMEELVRAMTFVINQGWVMYWGTARWSPSEIMDAYSNCRQFNCITPIVEQTEYHMFCREKPELYMPELYHKIGVGVMCLIPGMMAWSAITTDKGLGREEITGLFAKSRFNRKYSTFSWCEEDLAVPDVSELRISGSKDQVTGEEPRTYGEKLRDLSNLANTMNCTMSQLAVAWCLKNESVNCLLLGATSVEQFKENIHALQIVPQLTHSVMADIERLLSNKPQRPPMVSTLAMRNQQNTNTVRVDMTGASTSGAGTPKPEADAEGDSSPAKESGRGFCQLQ